A genome region from Pseudanabaena sp. Chao 1811 includes the following:
- the larE gene encoding ATP-dependent sacrificial sulfur transferase LarE has protein sequence MLNATLSDKLDRLRHIFNEATEVLVAYSGGIDSTLVAKVAFDVLGDRALAITANSPSLLPADLAAATVQAEFIGISHQIVQTDEMNNPNYTSNPINRCYFCKSELHDTLKPLAKTMGYGYVVDGLNADDLQDYRPGIQAAKERGVRSPLAEVGISKIEVRMLSQYLGMPWWDKPSQPCLSSRFPYGEEITIEKLRRVGNAEQYLRDQGWKGDIRVRSMGDTAKIEVPSDRLSELINTIDMSKLTKAFRAYGFTSITLDLEGFRSGKLNDAIAEMTKK, from the coding sequence ATGTTAAATGCCACCCTATCCGACAAGCTCGATCGCTTACGTCACATTTTTAATGAAGCCACCGAAGTCCTTGTTGCTTACTCTGGCGGCATCGACAGTACCCTTGTTGCCAAAGTTGCCTTTGATGTTTTAGGCGATCGAGCCTTAGCGATTACCGCTAACTCACCGTCATTATTACCTGCTGACCTCGCCGCCGCCACCGTCCAAGCCGAATTTATTGGCATCAGCCATCAAATCGTCCAAACCGATGAGATGAATAATCCTAATTACACCTCTAATCCAATTAATCGTTGTTATTTTTGCAAAAGCGAACTCCATGACACACTCAAACCCCTCGCCAAAACGATGGGCTATGGCTATGTCGTCGATGGCTTAAATGCTGATGATTTGCAGGATTATCGTCCGGGGATTCAGGCAGCAAAGGAACGCGGCGTGCGATCGCCTCTTGCCGAAGTAGGCATTAGCAAAATAGAAGTACGCATGTTATCGCAATATTTAGGAATGCCTTGGTGGGACAAGCCTTCACAGCCATGCCTAAGTTCGCGATTCCCCTATGGTGAAGAGATTACAATTGAGAAATTACGGCGTGTGGGCAATGCCGAACAGTATTTGCGCGATCAGGGCTGGAAAGGCGACATTAGAGTGCGCTCAATGGGAGATACCGCCAAAATCGAAGTCCCTAGCGATCGCCTCAGTGAACTTATCAACACTATAGATATGTCCAAGCTCACCAAAGCCTTTCGAGCATATGGCTTTACCTCGATTACCTTGGATTTAGAGGGTTTCCGCAGTGGCAAACTCAATGATGCGATCGCTGAAATGACAAAGAAGTAG
- a CDS encoding Cap15 family CBASS effector, which produces MHAYATDAKDRESIPLWLAAFAVAAALALSSVLKLLKWEVPWWVDAPSVMGFYGFFYYFFDN; this is translated from the coding sequence ATGCACGCATATGCGACGGATGCAAAGGATAGAGAATCAATTCCCTTATGGTTAGCAGCATTTGCTGTTGCTGCTGCATTGGCTCTTAGTTCTGTTCTAAAACTCCTAAAATGGGAAGTTCCTTGGTGGGTGGATGCCCCATCTGTGATGGGATTTTATGGTTTTTTCTATTATTTTTTCGATAACTGA
- a CDS encoding transposase, whose amino-acid sequence MESIVKHAQGLVYSLICLMPSVYQKASLNAILGLFLEAQGHPYPEHTQVKSASALSRFLNHYNWSTRGLIRATRLSILGQIAKHRPSKRVPLKILIDLTTLEKSGKFLHLSNPTPNEPDPWVRILNGKRGLHLVVLYLVYGEWRVPWSFRVWRGKGYSSPSDLACKLLGTVPKQLTQGKTVIVLADTEFSTVKFFNAVRAKSWRIVVGVRNNRKLQDGRTVKQLYPHGKRGQLILLEGLSTPLTISWFWLKRADSKRELRFVVSSHPYSGAYLVMLGRKRWAIEGFFKTIKHRFGLHCFGQSTKLGVYRWLILSLLSYLLAHWIDQWSFPPILDWKATCDLTLSVLFPSVLWLKLLRYLQISADIAARHGFEIILKPIPT is encoded by the coding sequence ATGGAAAGCATCGTTAAGCACGCCCAAGGTTTAGTGTATAGCCTAATTTGTCTGATGCCAAGTGTGTATCAAAAAGCAAGTCTGAATGCAATATTAGGGCTATTTCTGGAAGCGCAAGGGCATCCCTATCCAGAACATACACAGGTAAAATCAGCGAGTGCATTAAGCCGATTTCTCAATCACTATAACTGGTCAACAAGAGGACTAATTCGAGCAACAAGGCTGTCAATTTTGGGGCAAATCGCCAAGCATCGCCCATCGAAGAGAGTGCCATTAAAGATACTGATAGACCTGACCACCTTAGAAAAAAGCGGCAAGTTTTTACATTTGAGCAATCCCACCCCAAACGAACCAGACCCATGGGTGAGAATCCTCAACGGAAAGCGAGGACTACATCTGGTTGTACTGTATCTGGTCTATGGAGAGTGGCGCGTACCATGGAGTTTTAGAGTATGGCGCGGCAAAGGATACTCCAGTCCCTCTGACTTAGCTTGTAAGTTATTGGGGACAGTACCCAAGCAACTAACCCAAGGCAAGACTGTGATTGTCCTTGCTGATACTGAGTTTAGTACGGTGAAGTTTTTCAATGCTGTCCGCGCCAAGTCTTGGCGCATCGTTGTCGGTGTCCGCAACAATCGTAAACTTCAAGATGGACGTACCGTCAAACAACTTTATCCCCATGGCAAACGTGGACAACTAATTTTACTGGAAGGGCTAAGTACGCCTTTGACGATCTCTTGGTTCTGGCTCAAAAGAGCCGATAGTAAACGGGAGTTACGCTTTGTGGTCTCTTCTCATCCTTATTCTGGCGCTTATCTGGTGATGTTAGGTCGTAAGCGTTGGGCGATTGAGGGATTCTTCAAAACCATCAAACATCGCTTTGGTTTGCATTGTTTTGGGCAATCTACAAAACTTGGCGTTTATCGTTGGCTTATCCTCTCTCTGCTTTCTTATCTTTTGGCTCATTGGATTGATCAATGGTCGTTTCCTCCCATCTTGGACTGGAAAGCTACCTGTGATTTAACCCTTTCTGTTTTATTCCCTTCTGTCCTTTGGTTGAAACTTCTCAGGTATCTTCAAATTAGTGCCGATATTGCTGCTCGTCATGGCTTTGAAATTATTCTCAAACCCATTCCCACTTGA
- a CDS encoding nucleotidyltransferase domain-containing protein, which yields MGIPEAQLEIWAKYQQPQAAVNTHESIRLALNSKNSPLKLRELSQGNHFEIYLQGSYKNSTNIRADSDVDVVVQLNTTFCSNKSELPPLDRIIYSSTFSDATYSWNDFRNDILNALQSYYSISNVVSGNKSIKLVKGSNRLAADIVPCIQYRNYRQFKSSSEAFIEGMTLYTQNEWRKVINYPKHHYQNGINKHTATNKCFKPMVRIFKNARNILKNARIISDNCAPSYFIECLLYNVPDKCFRASYQENYLAILTYLFEYSINSFVCQNRQIYLFGNTPEQWSTQNAFLLMKGYLELWKAW from the coding sequence ATGGGTATTCCAGAAGCACAACTAGAAATATGGGCAAAATATCAACAACCTCAAGCCGCAGTAAATACGCATGAGTCTATTAGACTTGCACTAAACAGCAAAAACTCACCACTCAAACTTAGAGAACTCTCGCAAGGTAATCACTTTGAGATTTACTTGCAAGGATCTTACAAAAATAGTACAAACATTCGTGCTGATAGTGACGTTGATGTTGTTGTGCAACTAAATACAACTTTCTGTAGTAATAAATCAGAATTACCCCCACTAGATCGGATAATTTACAGCAGTACATTTAGTGATGCCACATACTCATGGAACGATTTTCGGAATGATATACTAAACGCCTTGCAATCTTATTACAGTATTTCTAATGTGGTTTCAGGCAATAAGTCGATTAAGCTTGTTAAAGGCAGTAATCGTCTTGCTGCTGACATAGTTCCATGTATTCAGTATCGAAACTATAGGCAATTTAAAAGTAGTAGTGAGGCTTTCATCGAAGGGATGACGCTGTATACACAAAACGAGTGGCGAAAGGTTATTAATTATCCCAAACATCACTATCAAAATGGAATAAACAAACATACCGCAACCAACAAATGTTTCAAACCAATGGTTCGGATCTTCAAAAATGCCAGAAATATTCTTAAAAATGCAAGAATTATTTCCGATAACTGCGCCCCTTCTTATTTTATTGAATGTCTACTCTATAATGTTCCTGATAAGTGTTTTAGGGCAAGTTATCAGGAAAACTATCTTGCAATTCTTACTTATCTATTTGAGTACTCGATCAATTCATTTGTATGTCAAAACAGACAGATTTATCTATTTGGTAATACACCTGAGCAGTGGTCAACACAAAATGCTTTTCTTTTAATGAAAGGCTATCTGGAATTATGGAAGGCATGGTAA
- a CDS encoding RNA 2'-phosphotransferase: protein MDKSRNTSISKFLSKYLRHEPAKIGLSLDVGGWVKVDDLLAASAKHNFVISHEELEEVVVTNAKQRFSFDPTGTLIRANQGHSVEVDLQLEPMLPPDVLYHGTAEKNVEAIRRFGLQKMSRHHVHLSMDLLTAKMVGQRHGKPVVFEVDAAAMYKAGSIFYCSANQVWLVDHVPPEYLQIVSK, encoded by the coding sequence ATGGACAAGTCACGGAATACCTCAATTAGCAAGTTTCTCAGTAAATATCTGCGCCATGAGCCAGCAAAAATTGGTTTGAGTCTCGATGTTGGTGGTTGGGTGAAGGTCGATGATTTGCTAGCGGCTAGTGCTAAGCACAACTTCGTCATCAGTCATGAGGAATTAGAGGAAGTTGTCGTGACTAATGCTAAGCAACGTTTTTCCTTTGATCCAACGGGAACTTTGATTCGGGCTAACCAAGGGCATAGTGTGGAAGTGGATTTGCAACTGGAGCCAATGCTGCCCCCTGATGTGCTGTATCACGGAACTGCGGAAAAGAATGTAGAAGCAATTAGACGTTTCGGTTTACAGAAAATGTCGCGTCATCATGTCCATTTATCGATGGATTTGCTAACTGCGAAAATGGTGGGGCAGAGACATGGTAAGCCTGTGGTATTTGAGGTTGATGCGGCGGCGATGTACAAGGCAGGATCTATTTTCTATTGTTCCGCTAATCAAGTGTGGTTAGTCGATCACGTTCCACCTGAGTATTTACAAATAGTTAGCAAATAG
- a CDS encoding helix-turn-helix domain-containing protein — protein MISTVKNPKNQYLPDYVSPPGETLMELLEDRGMTQTDLADRTGRPKKTINEIINGKAAITHDTALQLERVLGIPASFWNSREQHYREFLARQQEQEHLQQQIAWLDRVPVNEMVKLSWIEKRKEKVEQLQIVLNFFGVVSPEQWDTYWSSRSLAFRKSVKFEDNRVATNAWLRKGELDAQKIECAPYHTEKFKQALQEIRSLTVQHPKEVIAQVKQLCASAGVAIALVPSLKGVRASGVTRWLTPSKAMIQLSLRYKRDDRFWFTFFHEAGHVLQEKKRDVFIETDEKQDYDPNDPMEQDADKFAANFLIPKQDLQRFLNENTFDDQAIAKFASEIGIAAGIVVGRLHHEDCLSYKRGNNLRRKIDWDDFQ, from the coding sequence ATGATTAGCACAGTTAAAAATCCCAAAAATCAATATTTACCAGATTATGTTTCTCCTCCTGGTGAAACTTTAATGGAACTATTAGAAGATCGTGGTATGACTCAGACCGACCTAGCTGATCGTACTGGTAGACCAAAGAAGACAATCAATGAAATTATTAATGGTAAGGCGGCGATTACCCATGATACAGCTTTGCAGCTAGAGAGGGTCTTAGGTATACCTGCTAGTTTTTGGAACAGTCGAGAGCAGCACTATCGTGAGTTCTTGGCACGTCAGCAAGAGCAGGAACATTTACAACAACAGATTGCTTGGCTTGATCGCGTTCCTGTCAATGAAATGGTAAAACTCAGTTGGATCGAAAAACGAAAAGAGAAGGTTGAGCAGTTACAGATTGTCTTGAATTTTTTTGGTGTGGTTTCCCCTGAGCAGTGGGATACCTATTGGAGTTCGCGATCGCTTGCTTTTCGTAAGTCTGTCAAGTTCGAGGATAATCGAGTTGCCACAAATGCTTGGTTGAGAAAGGGTGAACTTGATGCTCAAAAGATTGAATGCGCTCCTTATCATACGGAAAAGTTTAAGCAGGCATTACAGGAAATCCGTAGCTTGACGGTGCAGCACCCCAAAGAAGTAATTGCTCAGGTGAAGCAGTTATGCGCCTCGGCTGGTGTGGCAATCGCTTTAGTCCCATCACTGAAAGGTGTGAGGGCTAGTGGTGTGACTCGTTGGCTAACACCCAGTAAGGCGATGATTCAACTCAGTTTGCGCTACAAACGGGATGATCGCTTTTGGTTTACGTTCTTTCATGAGGCGGGTCATGTGCTTCAGGAGAAGAAGCGCGATGTTTTTATTGAAACGGATGAGAAGCAGGATTATGACCCGAACGATCCAATGGAGCAGGATGCTGATAAGTTTGCCGCAAATTTTCTAATCCCAAAGCAGGATTTACAAAGGTTTCTGAATGAGAATACATTTGACGATCAGGCGATCGCTAAGTTTGCCTCAGAGATTGGTATTGCTGCTGGGATTGTTGTTGGTCGGTTGCACCATGAAGATTGCTTGTCCTATAAGCGAGGCAATAATTTGCGGCGAAAGATTGACTGGGATGATTTTCAGTAA
- a CDS encoding molybdopterin oxidoreductase family protein, with protein MSATTPSNANATPQIAKTLCPYCGVGCGLEVVETGKEPTLKFPDRFKVRGDRSHPSSQGMVCVKGATIAESIQKDRLLHPMMRDRLDQEFRQVSWDEALEAITNQIQQVLATKGADALCMYGSGQFQTEDYYIAQKLFKGCLGTNNFDANSRLCMSSAVSGYVKSFGSDGPPCCYEDLDLTDCLFAIGTNTAECHPIIFNRFRRHHKKNPHVKLIVVDPRRTQTAEVADLHLAIQPGTDIDLLNGIAHLLLLWDKCDRQFIENHTTGFAEFAEITQLYTPEFVSRRCGISIEDLELAAKYWAESQRVLSIWSMGVNQSTQGTAKVQCIINLHLLTAQIGKEGAGPFSLTGQPNAMGGREAGGLAHLLPGYRSVVNPDHRAELESFWNLPSGHISPQVGRTAWDMIRGLEANEVDFLWIAATNPAVSFPDLVRTKAALRRSPFTVYQDAYYPTETSAFAHILLPATQWSEKTGTMTNSERCITLCQAFQPPLGESRADWEIFAEVGRRLGFADKFPFQNSAEVYAEFTQITRDRPCDITGLSHAKLSELGVIQWPNPDHATELDRKHNKRLYTDHQFHTSDRRARFGSYHSQGVFEVPDEQYPFILTTGRLYGHWHTQTRTGRIDKIRQMYPNPFIEIHPKDAAKFGINNGDLVEVKSRRGSSKFPALVTEAIARGVLFVPMHWGTLWADNAEANALTHPEACPDSKQPELKACAVAIALASVD; from the coding sequence ATGTCTGCAACTACTCCTTCTAATGCCAATGCCACACCACAAATCGCCAAAACCCTCTGTCCCTATTGTGGTGTCGGCTGCGGTTTAGAAGTCGTGGAGACGGGCAAAGAACCAACGCTAAAATTTCCCGATCGCTTTAAAGTTCGAGGCGATCGCAGTCATCCTTCTAGTCAAGGTATGGTCTGCGTCAAGGGTGCAACGATCGCCGAGTCTATCCAAAAGGATCGACTGCTGCACCCAATGATGCGAGATCGCCTTGATCAAGAATTTCGCCAAGTCAGTTGGGATGAAGCTCTTGAAGCGATTACTAATCAGATTCAGCAAGTGCTGGCAACCAAAGGCGCAGATGCTCTCTGTATGTATGGTTCAGGACAATTCCAGACTGAAGACTATTACATTGCCCAGAAATTATTTAAAGGCTGTTTAGGAACTAATAATTTTGATGCCAACTCCAGACTCTGTATGTCTTCCGCAGTTTCGGGCTATGTCAAAAGTTTTGGTTCCGATGGACCTCCTTGCTGCTACGAAGATTTGGATTTAACGGATTGTTTATTTGCGATCGGCACAAATACCGCCGAATGCCATCCAATTATCTTCAATCGCTTTCGTCGCCATCATAAAAAAAATCCCCATGTCAAGCTAATTGTCGTTGATCCTCGTCGTACTCAAACCGCCGAAGTCGCCGACCTACATCTAGCGATTCAACCAGGAACAGATATCGATTTATTAAATGGCATCGCTCATTTGCTATTACTTTGGGATAAATGCGATCGCCAATTTATCGAAAATCACACCACAGGTTTTGCGGAATTCGCAGAAATCACTCAACTCTATACTCCCGAATTTGTCTCGCGTCGCTGTGGGATTAGCATCGAAGATTTAGAACTTGCCGCTAAATATTGGGCAGAATCGCAACGAGTTCTCTCCATTTGGTCAATGGGTGTCAATCAATCTACTCAAGGTACTGCTAAAGTCCAATGTATTATCAATCTGCATTTATTAACTGCTCAGATTGGGAAAGAAGGTGCAGGTCCCTTTTCACTAACGGGTCAACCCAATGCGATGGGGGGAAGAGAGGCAGGTGGTTTAGCCCATTTACTCCCCGGTTATCGCTCCGTTGTTAACCCTGACCATCGTGCCGAACTCGAATCATTTTGGAACTTGCCATCTGGACATATTTCGCCTCAAGTTGGACGCACAGCATGGGATATGATTCGTGGTTTAGAAGCTAATGAAGTAGATTTCCTCTGGATTGCGGCGACAAATCCTGCTGTCAGCTTTCCTGATCTCGTGCGAACCAAAGCGGCTTTAAGGCGATCGCCTTTCACCGTCTACCAAGATGCCTATTACCCCACAGAAACCTCCGCCTTTGCCCATATTCTCCTCCCTGCCACACAATGGAGCGAAAAGACTGGCACGATGACTAATTCCGAACGCTGTATCACCCTCTGTCAAGCTTTTCAGCCCCCCCTCGGTGAGTCCCGTGCAGATTGGGAAATATTTGCGGAAGTCGGACGGAGATTAGGTTTTGCAGATAAATTTCCATTCCAAAATTCTGCCGAGGTCTATGCAGAATTCACACAGATTACTCGCGATCGCCCCTGCGATATCACAGGGCTTAGTCATGCCAAGCTCTCTGAACTTGGCGTAATCCAATGGCCGAATCCTGACCATGCAACTGAACTGGATCGCAAGCATAACAAGCGTCTCTATACCGATCATCAATTTCATACTAGCGATCGCAGAGCTAGATTTGGTAGCTATCATTCTCAAGGTGTCTTTGAAGTTCCCGATGAGCAATATCCATTCATTCTCACCACTGGGAGACTATACGGGCATTGGCATACGCAAACCCGCACAGGACGCATCGATAAGATTCGGCAAATGTATCCCAATCCCTTTATCGAAATTCATCCAAAAGATGCTGCAAAATTCGGTATTAATAATGGCGATCTCGTAGAAGTTAAATCGCGTCGTGGTTCTTCTAAATTTCCTGCACTGGTGACAGAAGCGATCGCACGAGGTGTATTATTCGTCCCGATGCACTGGGGAACGCTCTGGGCAGATAATGCTGAAGCCAATGCCCTCACCCATCCCGAAGCCTGTCCCGACTCTAAGCAGCCAGAATTAAAGGCTTGTGCGGTAGCGATCGCTTTAGCTAGTGTGGATTAA
- a CDS encoding type II toxin-antitoxin system RelE/ParE family toxin, translating into MDIVFKNKKIDKLCNNQKLLVKEFGADRAKRIRRRLDDLRAVAVLEDMRSFPGRCHELLYDRSGQLSLDLDHPYRLIFEPFHDPLPQKPDGGIDWTKITSVTIIGIEDTHD; encoded by the coding sequence ATGGACATTGTATTCAAAAATAAAAAAATCGATAAGTTGTGCAATAACCAAAAACTTTTAGTCAAAGAATTTGGTGCAGATAGAGCTAAACGCATTCGCCGCCGACTTGATGATCTTCGAGCCGTTGCGGTGCTAGAAGATATGCGAAGCTTTCCAGGGCGTTGTCATGAGTTACTTTATGACCGTTCGGGGCAATTGTCGCTCGATCTCGATCATCCTTATCGACTTATCTTTGAGCCATTTCACGATCCATTACCTCAAAAGCCTGATGGTGGAATTGACTGGACGAAGATTACCTCGGTAACAATTATTGGAATAGAGGACACCCATGATTAG
- a CDS encoding septal ring lytic transglycosylase RlpA family protein: MLNWNWSYTLSTSVVALAIISSLASHGAQAQTGTQSEVKATDTSTSLPQSNTLKIGETRSQSLTRTQNEAIAKIYTHKLNGKNAATVYVRGIPVVTYIESENPSNSESSKPSIDQTDESNLSKNKSEVKGETKKNAELIKLPSNEFQNSKTESSNSTKSVKSTNDNPEYLLTSPNPIERATAAAAMINQLNRDGLDASQIIPAWKNGDYVIKFGDRATLKFDQQALFPDSQQNKSEDVLESANLLRRLLGGATPVSEVVNAPKSGVATRSVFSQTINNRIVGVMSGMASWYGPGFDGNYSASGELFNASDLTAAHPSLPFGTLVRVVNMDNGQSVVVRINDRGPYAHGRVIDVSTAAANMIGLISSGVAPVRLEVLSR; the protein is encoded by the coding sequence ATGCTTAATTGGAACTGGAGCTATACTCTCTCTACCTCAGTCGTAGCTCTTGCTATCATCTCAAGTCTCGCTAGCCATGGCGCACAGGCACAAACAGGAACTCAATCAGAAGTCAAAGCTACTGATACATCTACCTCCTTGCCACAATCTAATACTCTCAAAATCGGGGAAACCAGATCGCAATCGTTAACCAGAACTCAAAATGAGGCGATCGCCAAAATATATACGCACAAATTGAATGGCAAAAATGCCGCAACCGTATATGTTCGAGGCATTCCTGTAGTTACTTATATTGAATCTGAGAATCCATCTAATTCAGAGTCATCAAAACCATCCATAGATCAGACTGACGAATCAAACTTATCTAAGAACAAAAGCGAAGTTAAGGGCGAAACCAAAAAGAATGCTGAGTTAATTAAGTTGCCATCTAATGAGTTTCAGAACTCTAAGACTGAGTCTAGTAATTCTACTAAATCAGTAAAGTCAACAAACGATAACCCTGAGTATCTCCTCACCTCTCCTAACCCCATCGAGCGTGCCACTGCCGCCGCTGCTATGATTAACCAACTTAATCGCGATGGGTTAGATGCAAGTCAGATTATTCCCGCTTGGAAAAATGGTGATTATGTAATCAAGTTTGGCGATCGCGCTACTTTGAAATTTGATCAACAAGCCCTTTTCCCTGATTCTCAACAAAACAAGTCTGAAGATGTTTTGGAATCAGCCAATTTACTGCGACGCTTGCTTGGTGGCGCAACCCCTGTTTCCGAAGTTGTCAATGCTCCTAAATCTGGAGTTGCGACAAGATCTGTTTTCAGCCAGACCATAAACAATCGTATCGTGGGAGTCATGTCTGGCATGGCTTCTTGGTATGGACCTGGATTTGATGGCAACTACAGTGCTAGTGGCGAATTGTTTAATGCTAGTGATCTAACTGCTGCCCATCCTAGTTTGCCTTTTGGCACTTTGGTGCGGGTTGTGAATATGGATAATGGTCAGTCGGTTGTGGTACGCATCAATGATCGTGGGCCCTATGCCCATGGTCGCGTAATTGATGTTTCTACTGCTGCCGCCAATATGATTGGCTTAATTTCTTCTGGCGTTGCACCAGTGAGACTCGAAGTTCTCTCTAGATAA